The proteins below come from a single Ochotona princeps isolate mOchPri1 chromosome 6, mOchPri1.hap1, whole genome shotgun sequence genomic window:
- the SAV1 gene encoding protein salvador homolog 1: MLSRKKTKNEVSKPAEVQGKYVKKETSPLLRNLMPSFIRHGPTIPRRTDICLPDSSTTAFSTSADGVISRNQSFLRTPIQRTPHEVMRRESHRLSAPSYLARSLADVPREYGSSQSFLTEINFTVENGDCGSRYYYSDHFFDGQRRRQLGDRAHEDYRFYEYNHDLFQRMPQNHGRHASGIGRVAATSLGNLTNHGSEDLPLPPGWTVDWTMRGRKYYIDHNTNTTHWSHPLEREGLPPGWERVESPEFGTYYVDHTNKKAQYRHPCAPSVPRYDQPPPVTYQPQQTERNQSLLVPANPYHTAEIPDWLQVYARAPVKYDHILKWELFQLADLDTYQGMLKLLFMKELEQIVRMYEAYRQALLTELENRKQRQQWYAQQHGKNFLS; this comes from the exons ATGCTGTCccgaaagaaaaccaaaaatgaaGTGTCCAAGCCGGCCGAGGTGCAGGGCAAATACGTGAAGAAGGAGACGTCGCCTCTGCTGCGGA ATCTCATGCCTTCATTCATCCGGCATGGTCCAACAATTCCAAGACGAACTGATATCTGTCTTCCAGATTCAAGCACTACAGCTTTTTCAACTTCTGCAGATGGAGTCATTTCAAGAAACCAGAGTTTTCTTAGGACTCCAATCCAAAGAACACCTCATGAAGTAATGAGAAGAGAAAGCCACAGATTATCTGCACCTTCTTATCTCGCCAGGAGTCTAGCAGATGTCCCTCGGGAATATGGCTCTTCTCAGTCATTTCTAACAGAAATTAACTTCACTGTTGAGAATGGAGATTGTGGTTCCCGATACTATTATTCAGATCATTTTTTTGATGGCCAGAGAAGGCGGCAACTTGGAGATCGTGCACACGAGGACTACAGATTCTATGAATACAACCATGATCTCTTCCAAAGAATGCCACAGAATCACGGCAGGCATGCTTCAG gTATTGGGAGAGTTGCTGCTACATCACTAGGAAATTTAACTAATCATGGTTCTGAGGATTTACCCCTTCCTCCTGGCTGGACTGTGGACTGGACAATGAGAGGAAGAAAATATTACATAGATCATAACACTAATACAACTCATTGGAGCCATCCTCTTGAGCGAGAAGGACTTCCTCCTGGATGGGAGCGAGTGGAATCCCCAGAATTTGGAACCTATTATGTAGATCACACAAATAAGAAGGCTCAGTACCGACATCCCTGTGCTCCTAG TGTTCCTCGGTATGATCAACCTCCTCCTGTGACATACCAGCCACAACAAACTGAAAGAAACCAGTCCCTTCTGGTACCTGCAAATCCATATCACACTGCAGAAATTCCTGACTGGCTTCAGGTTTATGCTCGAGCCCCTGTGAA GTATGACCACATCCTCAAGTGGGAACTCTTCCAGCTTGCTGACCTGGATACCTACCAGGGCATGCTGAAGCTGCTGTTCATGAAGGAACTGGAACAGATTGTCAGAATGTATGAAGCCTATAGACAGGCACTTCTCACTGAATTGGAAAACCGTAAGCAGAGGCAGCAGTGGTATGCCCAGCAACATGGCAagaattttttaagttaa